In a single window of the Thunnus thynnus chromosome 9, fThuThy2.1, whole genome shotgun sequence genome:
- the adra2db gene encoding alpha-2Db adrenergic receptor — MDLTQLNLLIENVSNDENTTDAPLALPHTEAAAALIILVVTVIISVTIVGNVLVIVAVLTSRALRAPQNLFLVSLASADILVATLVIPFSLANEVMGYWYFGSTWCAFYLALDVLFCTSSIVHLCAISLDRYWSVTKAVSYNLKRTPKRIKSMIAVVWVISAVISFPPLLMTKHDERECLLNDETWYILSSCLVSFFAPGLIMILVYCKIYKVAKQRSSTVFVAKNGLERQPSQSETCFVRKDRFEMESPSSQSSGSHQQRQGELDDIDLEESCCPSDTKPRNHRFTKRRKVEGSDCCPPQNCRLSWASARALQFYPEQKNPAARQQLAAANKTKVAQMREKRFTFVLAVVMGVFVLCWFPFFFTYSLHAICRDSCYIPGALFNLFFWIGYCNSSVNPIIYTIFNRDFRKAFKKIICTTSKRT; from the coding sequence ATGGATTTAACCCAGTTAAATCTGTTGATCGAAAATGTTTCCAACGATGAGAACACCACGGACGCACCGCTTGCCCTGCCACACACGGAGGCAGCCGCTGCGCTCATCATCCTGGTGGTTACTGTGATCATTTCAGTAACCATTGTCGGTAATGTGTTGGTTATTGTGGCAGTGCTGACCAGCCGGGCTCTCCGTGCGCCCCAGAACCTTTTCTTAGTCTCACTTGCCTCAGCAGACATCCTGGTGGCCACACTAGTCATCCCCTTCTCCCTCGCCAATGAGGTCATGGGCTACTGGTACTTTGGCAGTACTTGGTGCGCCTTCTACCTGGCGCTGGACGTGTTGTTCTGTACCTCATCCATCGTGCACCTGTGCGCCATCAGCCTGGACCGCTACTGGTCAGTGACAAAGGCGGTCAGCTACAACCTGAAGCGGACACCTAAGCGCATCAAGTCCATGATCGCCGTGGTGTGGGTAATATCTGCTGTcatctccttccctcctcttctcaTGACCAAACATGACGAACGGGAGTGCTTACTGAACGACGAGACCTGGTacatcctctcctcctgcctGGTGTCCTTCTTCGCTCCGGGTCTCATCATGATTCTAGTTTATTGTAAGATTTATAAGGTCGCCAAGCAGCGCTCCTCCACTGTGTTTGTGGCCAAAAACGGCCTGGAGAGGCAGCCGTCCCAGTCAGAGACCTGTTTCGTCAGGAAGGACCGGTTCGAGATGGAGAGCCCTAGCAGCCAGAGCTCCGGCAGCCACCAGCAGAGACAGGGGGAGTTGGATGACATTGACCTGGAGGAGAGCTGCTGTCCGTCGGATACTAAACCCCGCAATCATCGCTTTACCAAGCGAAGGAAGGTGGAGGGGTCAGACTGCTGCCCTCCTCAGAACTGCCGTCTCTCCTGGGCTTCGGCTCGGGCGTTACAGTTCTACCCGGAACAGAAGAACCCAGCTGCGCGACAGCAGCTGGCCGCGGCCAACAAGACCAAAGTGGCCCAGATGCGGGAGAAACGCTTCACCTTTGTTCTGGCGGTAGTGATGGGCGTGTTTGTGCTTTGTTGGTTCCCCTTCTTCTTCACTTACAGCCTGCATGCTATCTGCAGAGACAGCTGCTACATCCCTGGCGCACTTTTCAACCTCTTCTTTTGGATTGGCTACTGCAACAGTTCAGTCAACCCCATAATCTACACTATTTTCAACAGGGATTTCAGAAAAGCcttcaagaaaataatttgtaCAACTTCTAAACGTacctaa